The Pseudomonas fluorescens genome includes a window with the following:
- a CDS encoding ComEA family DNA-binding protein codes for MRTGYFYSLVFAFLTSASIAAIAAPVVKPEVVATPQAVEQPAKTQSTKVDLNGADAATLQRELSGIGKGKAEAIVAYRENNGPFSSVEELLEVKGIGKAILDRNRDKLEVN; via the coding sequence ATGCGTACAGGCTATTTCTACTCTCTGGTTTTTGCCTTTCTCACCAGCGCCTCGATTGCTGCTATCGCGGCCCCAGTGGTCAAGCCTGAGGTGGTCGCTACGCCGCAAGCAGTGGAGCAGCCAGCCAAAACGCAGAGTACCAAGGTGGATTTAAACGGGGCGGATGCTGCCACGCTGCAGCGCGAGCTGTCAGGAATAGGGAAGGGCAAGGCCGAGGCGATTGTTGCGTATCGGGAGAATAATGGGCCGTTCTCTTCGGTGGAGGAGTTGTTGGAGGTCAAGGGGATCGGCAAGGCGATTCTCGACAGGAACCGTGACAAGCTGGAAGTGAATTGA
- a CDS encoding DUF2897 family protein: MPWYAWLILIVAIGSIVGGLMMLRDTAHKVELTDEQRKRVAERNAEMDAKEAKDR, translated from the coding sequence ATGCCCTGGTATGCCTGGTTGATTCTGATCGTTGCAATCGGCTCGATCGTTGGTGGTCTGATGATGCTGCGCGACACCGCCCACAAGGTCGAGTTGACCGATGAGCAACGCAAGCGCGTGGCTGAGCGTAATGCGGAGATGGATGCGAAAGAGGCCAAGGATCGTTAA
- the kdpB gene encoding potassium-transporting ATPase subunit KdpB, with protein MNMPMSKTVAAKAPEQPKTHLSALWRPALVQAFVKLDPRQLHRAPVMLVVELTAILTTVLCFIPDSAVPTFVAAQIALWLWFTVLFANFAEALAEGRGKARADSLKAGSEGLNARRQTASGFEIIPATRLRKGDVVRVEAGDMIPGDGEVIEGIAAVNEAAITGESAPVIRESGGDRSAVTGNTRLVSDWLLIRITSNPGESTLDRMIALVEGAKRQKTPNEVALDILLIGLTLIFLLVVVTLQPFAHFANANLPLVFLVALLVTLIPTTIGGLLSAIGIAGMDRLVRLNVIAKSGRAVEAAGDVHVLMLDKTGTITFGNRRCTAVYAAPGVSAKELAEGALFASLADDTAEGKSIVEYLRGLHPQSEPGVEALTAVPFSAETRLSGVDYQGRIYRKGAVDSLLDFIGLARNELPQALAREVDKIAQSGGTPLLVCVDGKLLGAIHLKDVVKPGIRERFAELRKLGIRTVMVTGDNPLTAAAIAAEAGVDDVLAEATPEKKLARIRHEQNDGRLVAMCGDGANDAPALAQADVGMAMNDGTQAAREAANMVDLDSDPTKLLDVVQIGKELLVTRGALTTFSIANDIAKYFAILPALFASIYPQLGVLNVMHLSSPQSAIVSAIVFNALIIVVLIPLALRGVRVQAASAAALLRRNLLIYGLGGIVVPFVGIKAIDMLLTALHLV; from the coding sequence ATGAATATGCCGATGAGCAAAACCGTCGCCGCCAAGGCACCGGAACAACCGAAGACGCACCTGTCGGCCCTTTGGCGGCCGGCGCTGGTGCAAGCCTTCGTCAAGCTCGATCCACGCCAGTTGCACCGCGCGCCGGTGATGCTGGTGGTGGAGCTGACCGCGATCCTCACCACTGTGTTGTGCTTCATCCCCGACAGCGCCGTGCCGACATTTGTGGCTGCGCAAATTGCGTTGTGGCTGTGGTTCACCGTGCTGTTCGCCAACTTCGCCGAAGCCTTGGCCGAAGGCCGCGGCAAAGCCCGGGCCGACAGTCTCAAGGCTGGCAGCGAAGGCCTCAACGCACGTCGCCAGACCGCCAGCGGCTTTGAAATCATCCCCGCCACCCGCCTGCGCAAAGGCGACGTGGTGCGCGTCGAGGCCGGCGACATGATCCCTGGCGACGGTGAAGTGATCGAAGGCATCGCCGCGGTCAACGAGGCGGCGATCACTGGCGAATCGGCGCCGGTCATCCGCGAGTCCGGCGGCGATCGCTCGGCTGTGACTGGCAATACGCGGCTGGTCTCCGACTGGCTGCTGATCCGCATCACCAGCAATCCCGGCGAGTCCACCCTGGACCGCATGATCGCCTTGGTCGAAGGTGCCAAGCGCCAGAAAACGCCGAACGAGGTGGCGCTGGATATCCTGTTGATCGGCCTGACGCTGATCTTCCTGTTGGTGGTGGTGACGCTGCAACCGTTCGCCCATTTCGCCAACGCCAACCTGCCGCTGGTGTTTCTGGTGGCGCTGTTGGTGACGTTGATTCCCACCACCATCGGCGGGCTGCTGTCGGCCATCGGCATCGCCGGGATGGATCGGCTGGTGCGCCTGAACGTGATCGCCAAGTCCGGCCGCGCGGTCGAGGCGGCGGGGGACGTGCATGTGTTGATGCTGGACAAGACCGGCACCATCACCTTTGGCAATCGTCGCTGTACAGCGGTCTATGCCGCCCCTGGTGTGAGTGCCAAGGAACTGGCCGAAGGCGCTCTGTTTGCCTCGTTGGCTGATGACACCGCTGAGGGCAAGTCCATCGTCGAGTACCTACGAGGCTTGCATCCGCAGTCTGAGCCTGGCGTCGAAGCGCTGACGGCCGTGCCGTTCAGTGCTGAAACCCGTTTGTCCGGCGTCGACTATCAGGGCCGCATCTACCGCAAGGGCGCCGTGGATTCGTTGCTGGACTTCATCGGCCTTGCACGCAATGAGTTGCCACAGGCATTGGCGCGGGAGGTCGACAAGATCGCCCAGAGTGGCGGCACGCCGTTGCTGGTGTGCGTGGACGGCAAGCTGCTCGGCGCGATCCACCTCAAGGACGTGGTCAAGCCGGGCATTCGCGAGCGCTTTGCCGAGTTGCGCAAGCTGGGGATCCGCACGGTGATGGTCACCGGCGACAACCCGTTGACCGCTGCGGCGATTGCCGCCGAGGCCGGTGTCGATGACGTGCTGGCGGAGGCCACGCCGGAGAAAAAACTGGCGCGTATCCGTCATGAGCAAAATGACGGCCGGCTGGTGGCCATGTGCGGCGACGGTGCCAACGACGCCCCGGCCCTGGCCCAGGCCGATGTCGGCATGGCGATGAACGACGGCACCCAGGCCGCGCGGGAGGCGGCCAACATGGTCGACCTCGACAGCGACCCGACCAAGTTGCTCGATGTGGTGCAGATCGGCAAGGAACTGCTGGTGACCCGTGGCGCACTGACCACCTTTTCCATCGCCAACGACATCGCCAAGTACTTCGCGATCCTGCCGGCGCTGTTCGCTTCGATTTATCCACAGCTCGGCGTGTTGAACGTGATGCACCTGAGCAGCCCCCAGAGCGCGATTGTGTCGGCCATCGTCTTCAACGCCTTGATCATCGTCGTGCTGATCCCCCTGGCCCTGCGTGGCGTGCGCGTGCAAGCGGCAAGTGCGGCGGCGCTGTTGCGACGCAATCTGCTGATCTATGGCTTGGGCGGGATCGTGGTGCCGTTCGTGGGGATCAAGGCGATCGATATGTTGCTGACGGCGTTGCACCTGGTTTGA
- the kdpC gene encoding potassium-transporting ATPase subunit KdpC, with translation MLTFIRPALSLLLLMTLITGVAYPLVVTGVAQVAFPAQANGSLVVDADGKVRGSTLIAQDFTGDAWFHPRPSAGAFATVASGASNFSPSNPALASRVIDDAQKLQVPGQGPVPLALLTTSASGLDPHLPPAAIAYQLARVAAARNLPASTLQQLLDDNTEQSLVGPPVVNVLALNLALEKL, from the coding sequence ATGCTTACCTTCATTCGCCCGGCCTTGAGCCTGTTATTACTGATGACCCTGATCACCGGTGTCGCGTACCCGCTGGTGGTCACCGGCGTGGCGCAAGTCGCGTTTCCCGCCCAGGCCAACGGCAGCTTGGTCGTCGATGCCGACGGCAAGGTCCGTGGCTCGACGCTGATCGCCCAGGATTTCACCGGCGATGCGTGGTTTCATCCACGGCCGTCGGCCGGTGCCTTCGCCACGGTTGCCAGCGGCGCCAGCAACTTCTCCCCGAGCAATCCGGCTCTGGCCTCGCGGGTGATCGATGACGCCCAAAAACTCCAGGTGCCCGGCCAGGGCCCGGTGCCGCTGGCCTTGCTGACCACCTCCGCCAGCGGGCTGGATCCGCACTTGCCTCCGGCGGCGATTGCCTATCAACTGGCGCGTGTTGCCGCAGCGCGTAACCTGCCGGCCTCGACCTTGCAGCAACTGCTCGACGACAACACCGAGCAATCCTTGGTGGGCCCGCCAGTGGTGAATGTGCTGGCGCTGAACCTGGCGCTGGAAAAACTGTAG
- the eat gene encoding ethanolamine permease, whose amino-acid sequence MNTQLKPTLGTLHLWGIAVGLVISGEYFGWSYGWGVAGTLGFLVTSFMVAAMYTCFIFSFTELTTAIPHAGGPFAYSRRAFGEKGGLIAGLATLIEFVFAPPAIALAIGAYLNVQFPALDPKHAAVGAYIVFMGLNILGVKLAATFELIVCVLAVAELLVFMGVVAPAFSFSSFALNGWAGSDVFGAPAIAGMFAAIPFAIWFFLAIEGAAMAAEEAKDPKRTIPKAYISGILTLVILAMGVMFFAGGVGDWRTLSNINDPLPQAMKTVVGESSGWLHMLVWIGLFGLVASFHGIILGYSRQFFALARAGYLPASLAKLSRFQTPHRAIIAGGLIGIAAIYSDGLINLGGMTLTAAMITMAVFGAIVMYIMSMLSLFKLRKTEPNLERTFRAPGYPIVPGIALVLAVVCLVAMAWFNALIGLIFLGFMVVGFVYFILTAQLRADAPADAMLTGL is encoded by the coding sequence ATGAACACACAACTCAAACCCACCCTGGGCACCCTGCATTTATGGGGTATTGCCGTCGGCCTGGTGATTTCCGGCGAGTATTTCGGCTGGAGCTATGGCTGGGGCGTGGCCGGGACACTGGGCTTTTTGGTGACGTCCTTCATGGTGGCGGCCATGTACACCTGCTTCATTTTCAGCTTCACCGAGCTGACCACCGCCATTCCCCATGCCGGCGGGCCGTTTGCCTACAGCCGTCGCGCCTTCGGCGAGAAAGGCGGGTTGATTGCCGGCCTGGCGACACTGATCGAATTCGTCTTCGCCCCGCCAGCCATTGCCCTGGCCATCGGCGCCTACCTGAACGTGCAGTTCCCGGCCCTGGACCCGAAACACGCAGCGGTCGGCGCCTACATCGTGTTCATGGGCCTGAACATCCTCGGGGTCAAACTGGCCGCGACCTTCGAACTGATCGTCTGCGTCTTGGCGGTGGCCGAACTGCTGGTGTTCATGGGCGTCGTGGCCCCGGCGTTCAGTTTCAGCAGCTTTGCCCTGAACGGCTGGGCCGGTTCCGATGTGTTCGGCGCACCGGCCATCGCCGGCATGTTTGCCGCGATCCCCTTCGCCATCTGGTTCTTCCTGGCCATCGAAGGCGCGGCCATGGCCGCCGAGGAAGCCAAGGACCCGAAACGCACGATTCCCAAGGCCTACATCAGCGGCATCCTGACCCTGGTAATCCTGGCGATGGGCGTGATGTTCTTTGCCGGTGGCGTGGGTGACTGGCGCACCCTGTCGAACATCAACGATCCCCTGCCCCAAGCCATGAAAACCGTGGTTGGCGAAAGCTCCGGCTGGCTGCACATGCTGGTGTGGATCGGCCTGTTCGGCCTGGTGGCGAGTTTCCACGGCATCATCCTTGGCTACTCGCGCCAGTTCTTCGCCCTGGCCCGCGCCGGTTACCTGCCCGCCTCCCTGGCCAAGCTGTCACGCTTCCAGACGCCGCACCGGGCGATCATCGCCGGTGGGCTGATCGGCATCGCGGCGATCTACAGCGACGGCCTGATCAACCTCGGCGGCATGACCCTGACTGCGGCGATGATCACCATGGCCGTGTTCGGTGCCATCGTCATGTACATCATGAGCATGCTCAGCCTGTTCAAACTGCGTAAAACCGAACCCAACCTGGAACGCACCTTCCGCGCGCCAGGCTATCCGATCGTGCCGGGCATCGCCCTGGTATTGGCCGTGGTGTGCCTGGTGGCAATGGCCTGGTTCAATGCGCTGATCGGGCTGATCTTCCTTGGCTTCATGGTGGTGGGTTTCGTCTACTTCATCCTCACCGCACAGTTGCGTGCAGACGCTCCCGCCGATGCGATGCTGACCGGGCTTTGA
- a CDS encoding sensor histidine kinase has product MSDSGRADALLANLPRNDRGRLKVFLGAAPGVGKTYAMLQAAHTQLRQGVKVVAGVVETHGRAETEALLGGLVQQPLVRSEYRGVMLEEMDLDGLLAARPALVLVDELAHSNAPGSRHAKRWQDIQELLAAGIDVYTTVNVQHLESLNDQVRGITGVQVRETLPDWVLQEADELLLIDLPSRELLERLRDGKVYVPEQARAAIDAFFTQTNLTALRELAMQTAAAQVDNDLAQGYRQLGQAAPAVRGRLLVGVGADVQAERLVRHASRVAQRRHLPWSLVHVDSGVAHDESSRQYLQNAQQLAERLGGEVVLLRAGEVAKTLIQHATERRATLLLVGQSRPRLRRRLFGGGLASRLLRDARGLEINVLDSDEQPRPARVRSNAVQTGFDYVLALTATVAASALAWGISGWLALPNISLVFLMAVLLVAVRSSLGPALACAALSFLAYDFLFIPPNFSFTIQREEDVLTLVFFLLMAALTGNLAARQRRQLQALRDTQQETGELLDLSRKLTAATDRQAVISAAAQHLNGLHDLQLCLLNRDGQRDWKVETGEPLTFTEAERAAADWAWQHDQPAGAGTGTLPSGRWWWWPLSAEGGPLGLLGVCPNEGKPLSGQRRRLLAALSQPLAQALARAQLAQDLEAARLHGETEQLRSALLASVSHDLRTPLTSMRGSIDSLLALGEAIPLADRRELLEGTRDEAERLDRYIQNLLDMTRLGHGALKLARDWVSPADIVGSALNRLRAVLAPLALSVEVPAELPLLYVHAALIEQALVNVLENAARFSPVHGRLLLSAGVTDSEVFFAVADEGPGIPEQERENIFDMFYTAARGDRGGQGTGLGLAICQGMVGAHGGRISVADGLDGRGTCITLHLPLQAQPGMDDEA; this is encoded by the coding sequence ATGAGCGACTCCGGCCGCGCCGACGCACTGTTAGCCAATCTGCCCCGTAACGATCGTGGCCGGCTCAAGGTCTTCCTGGGCGCGGCGCCCGGTGTCGGCAAGACCTACGCCATGCTGCAAGCGGCCCACACCCAACTGCGTCAAGGCGTGAAAGTCGTCGCCGGCGTGGTGGAAACCCACGGTCGTGCCGAAACCGAAGCACTGCTCGGCGGTCTGGTGCAGCAACCGTTGGTACGTTCGGAATATCGTGGCGTCATGCTCGAAGAAATGGATCTCGACGGCCTGCTCGCGGCCCGCCCGGCCCTGGTGCTGGTGGACGAACTGGCCCACAGCAACGCCCCCGGCAGTCGTCATGCCAAACGCTGGCAAGACATCCAGGAACTGCTCGCCGCCGGCATCGATGTCTACACCACCGTCAATGTCCAGCACCTGGAAAGCCTCAACGACCAGGTGCGCGGCATCACCGGAGTGCAGGTGCGCGAGACGTTGCCGGATTGGGTCTTGCAGGAAGCCGATGAACTGCTGTTGATCGACCTGCCATCGCGCGAGCTGCTGGAGCGCCTGCGTGATGGCAAGGTCTATGTGCCGGAGCAGGCGCGAGCGGCGATCGATGCGTTTTTCACCCAGACCAACCTGACCGCGTTGCGTGAGCTGGCCATGCAGACCGCCGCCGCCCAGGTGGACAACGATTTGGCCCAGGGTTATCGGCAACTGGGCCAGGCCGCGCCGGCGGTGCGCGGACGCTTGCTGGTGGGGGTAGGCGCCGACGTGCAGGCCGAGCGTCTGGTGCGCCACGCCAGCCGCGTCGCCCAGCGCCGGCATCTGCCGTGGAGCCTGGTCCACGTAGACAGCGGCGTCGCGCACGACGAGTCATCGCGACAGTATCTGCAAAATGCCCAGCAGTTGGCTGAACGCCTCGGCGGCGAAGTGGTGCTGTTGCGGGCCGGCGAAGTCGCCAAGACCTTGATCCAGCACGCCACCGAACGTCGCGCCACGCTACTGTTGGTGGGCCAGTCCCGGCCGCGTTTGCGGCGACGGTTGTTCGGCGGTGGCTTGGCTTCACGCTTGCTGCGCGATGCCCGGGGACTGGAAATCAACGTGCTGGACAGCGATGAACAGCCCCGTCCCGCCCGCGTGCGTTCGAACGCCGTCCAGACTGGGTTCGACTATGTGCTGGCGCTGACGGCGACCGTGGCGGCCAGCGCGTTGGCCTGGGGTATTTCAGGGTGGCTGGCGCTGCCCAATATCTCCCTGGTGTTCCTGATGGCAGTGTTGCTGGTGGCGGTACGCAGCAGCCTCGGTCCGGCGCTGGCCTGCGCGGCGCTGTCGTTCCTGGCCTATGACTTCCTGTTCATCCCGCCGAATTTTTCCTTCACCATCCAGCGCGAAGAAGACGTGCTGACCCTGGTGTTTTTCCTGCTGATGGCGGCCCTGACCGGCAATCTGGCGGCCCGTCAGCGCCGACAATTGCAAGCCTTGCGCGACACCCAGCAGGAAACCGGCGAACTGCTCGACCTGTCGCGCAAACTCACTGCCGCCACCGACCGCCAGGCGGTGATCAGCGCCGCCGCGCAGCACCTCAACGGCCTGCACGACTTGCAGCTTTGCCTGCTCAATCGCGACGGCCAGCGCGATTGGAAGGTCGAGACGGGCGAGCCGTTGACATTCACCGAGGCCGAACGTGCGGCGGCCGATTGGGCTTGGCAGCATGACCAGCCCGCCGGTGCCGGCACCGGGACGTTGCCATCCGGACGCTGGTGGTGGTGGCCGCTGTCGGCGGAAGGCGGGCCACTGGGGCTGCTGGGGGTGTGCCCGAACGAAGGCAAGCCGCTGAGCGGTCAGCGTCGGCGTTTACTGGCGGCGCTCAGTCAACCATTGGCCCAGGCGTTGGCCCGGGCGCAACTGGCCCAGGACCTGGAAGCGGCGCGCCTGCACGGTGAAACCGAGCAACTGCGCAGCGCCTTGCTGGCTTCGGTGTCCCATGACTTGCGCACGCCGCTGACGTCCATGCGCGGCAGCATCGACAGCCTGTTGGCGCTGGGGGAGGCGATCCCTCTGGCCGATCGCCGTGAACTGCTCGAAGGCACCCGCGATGAGGCCGAGCGGCTGGATCGCTACATCCAGAACCTGCTGGACATGACCCGTCTTGGCCACGGCGCTCTGAAGCTGGCGCGAGACTGGGTGTCGCCAGCCGATATCGTCGGCAGCGCGCTGAACCGCCTGCGGGCGGTGTTGGCACCCCTGGCGCTCAGTGTCGAGGTGCCCGCTGAATTGCCCTTGCTGTATGTCCATGCGGCGTTGATCGAACAGGCCCTGGTAAACGTGCTGGAGAACGCTGCGCGCTTCTCACCCGTTCACGGGCGGCTGCTGCTGAGCGCCGGCGTGACCGACAGCGAAGTGTTTTTTGCGGTGGCTGACGAGGGCCCCGGGATCCCTGAGCAAGAGCGAGAGAACATCTTCGACATGTTCTATACCGCCGCGCGCGGCGATCGGGGCGGGCAGGGCACGGGGTTGGGATTGGCCATCTGCCAGGGCATGGTCGGTGCCCATGGCGGGCGAATCAGCGTGGCCGATGGCCTCGACGGGCGCGGCACCTGCATCACGTTGCACCTGCCCTTACAGGCGCAACCGGGCATGGACGATGAAGCTTGA
- the kdpA gene encoding potassium-transporting ATPase subunit KdpA, whose amino-acid sequence MHGYDYGLILGFFALVLIPAPFLGRFYYQVMEGQRTWLSPILGPVERGCYRLAGVDSTAEQSWQKYTLALLTFNLAGFFLLFAILLLQGYLPLNTEQLPGMEWTQAFNTAVSFMTNTNWQSYSGEASLSYLSQMVGLTVQNFVSAATGLAVLVALCRGIGRKSAATLGNFWVDMTRATLYGLLPLCLLLALFLVWQGVPQTFAHYVHGVTLQGADQVIPLGPAASQIAIKQLGTNGGGFFGVNSAHPFENPTAWSNLFEVASIILIPAALVFTFGHYVKDLRQSRAIIACMLALFLIGGATSLWAEYQPNPALDNPAVEQAAPLEGKEARFGTTATVLWSVTTTAASNGSVNAMHDSLNPLSGMVALVNMMVGEVIFGGVGAGLYGMLLNVLIAVFLAGLMIGRTPEYLGKKLGAREVQLLVATLLVMPVSVLVLGAIAASLPGPAAAVSNPGAHGFSQLLYAYTSAGANNGSAFAGFGANTPFHNLMLGLGMLIGRFGYILPVLALAGSLALKRTAPIGQNSFPTHGPLFVTLLTVTILLVGGLTFLPTLALGPIAEHLSMGF is encoded by the coding sequence ATGCACGGTTATGACTACGGCCTGATCCTCGGCTTTTTCGCCCTGGTGCTGATTCCGGCACCGTTTCTGGGGCGTTTTTACTACCAGGTGATGGAGGGCCAGCGCACTTGGCTTTCACCGATCCTCGGTCCGGTGGAGCGCGGTTGCTATCGCCTGGCCGGTGTCGATTCCACCGCTGAGCAGAGCTGGCAGAAATACACCCTGGCCCTGCTCACGTTCAACCTGGCGGGTTTTTTCTTGCTGTTCGCCATTCTGCTGCTGCAGGGATATCTGCCGCTCAATACAGAACAATTGCCCGGCATGGAGTGGACCCAGGCTTTCAACACGGCCGTGAGTTTCATGACCAACACCAACTGGCAGTCCTACAGCGGTGAAGCGTCCCTGAGCTACCTGAGCCAGATGGTCGGCCTGACCGTGCAGAACTTTGTCAGCGCCGCAACGGGACTGGCCGTGCTGGTGGCGCTGTGTCGCGGTATCGGGCGCAAGTCCGCCGCAACGCTGGGTAACTTCTGGGTCGACATGACCCGCGCCACCCTCTATGGGCTGTTGCCGCTGTGCCTGCTGCTGGCATTGTTCCTGGTCTGGCAGGGCGTGCCGCAGACCTTTGCGCATTATGTGCACGGGGTCACGCTGCAGGGCGCCGACCAGGTCATCCCGTTGGGGCCGGCCGCCAGCCAGATCGCGATCAAGCAACTGGGCACCAACGGTGGCGGTTTCTTCGGCGTCAACTCGGCACATCCGTTCGAAAACCCGACGGCCTGGAGCAACCTGTTCGAAGTCGCTTCGATCATCCTGATTCCCGCCGCGCTGGTGTTCACCTTCGGCCATTACGTCAAGGACTTGCGCCAGAGTCGGGCGATCATCGCCTGCATGCTTGCTTTGTTCCTGATTGGCGGCGCCACGTCGCTGTGGGCCGAATACCAGCCCAACCCTGCCTTGGACAACCCGGCCGTCGAGCAAGCCGCGCCGCTGGAAGGCAAGGAAGCACGCTTCGGCACCACGGCCACGGTGCTGTGGTCGGTGACCACCACGGCCGCGTCCAACGGCTCGGTCAACGCCATGCACGACAGCCTCAACCCGCTCAGCGGCATGGTGGCGCTGGTGAACATGATGGTCGGCGAGGTGATCTTCGGCGGCGTCGGGGCCGGGCTCTACGGGATGCTGTTGAACGTACTGATCGCCGTGTTCCTGGCCGGCTTGATGATCGGTCGCACCCCGGAATACCTGGGCAAGAAGCTGGGCGCCCGGGAGGTGCAGCTGTTGGTGGCAACCCTGCTGGTGATGCCCGTGAGTGTGCTGGTGCTGGGTGCCATCGCCGCGAGTCTGCCGGGGCCGGCCGCAGCGGTGAGCAACCCGGGTGCCCACGGTTTCAGCCAGTTGTTGTACGCCTACACCTCGGCGGGAGCGAACAACGGTTCGGCATTCGCCGGGTTCGGCGCCAACACACCTTTCCACAACCTGATGCTGGGCCTGGGCATGTTGATCGGTCGGTTCGGCTACATCCTGCCGGTGCTGGCGTTGGCCGGCAGCCTGGCCTTGAAGAGGACCGCGCCGATTGGCCAGAACAGCTTCCCCACCCACGGCCCGCTGTTCGTGACCTTGTTGACCGTGACCATTCTGCTGGTGGGCGGCTTGACCTTCCTGCCGACCCTGGCGCTGGGGCCGATTGCCGAACACCTGAGCATGGGCTTCTGA
- a CDS encoding urea carboxylase-associated family protein encodes MYKDYPAAYQVSKGSALQVDKPFYDRIRTQQDKRTLIEQFEVPIRTGKAWHVPAGHVFRVTTPVGPQVGDFNVWNAHDPRERLWAARTRQLQGAHVSTHDRLWSNLPFLRPLVTITDDSLAGYGIDEHGGRLHDLLGTRCDPYVNKMLTGEDFHHHCHSNLTRAVLPHGLTEFDVHDVLNIFQCTGLNHDDMYFMKACPAQKGDYLEFFAEIDLLCALSTCPGGDLSLAMWGPDAQDPLSVCRPLGVEIYRLEDSLLEGWSQPERAAYNGLHGLHIAKADWEK; translated from the coding sequence ATGTACAAAGACTACCCAGCCGCCTACCAGGTCAGCAAAGGTTCAGCCCTGCAGGTGGACAAACCCTTCTACGACCGCATCCGCACCCAGCAGGACAAGCGCACCCTGATCGAGCAGTTCGAAGTGCCGATCCGCACTGGTAAGGCCTGGCACGTACCAGCCGGGCATGTGTTCCGAGTCACGACTCCGGTGGGCCCGCAGGTAGGAGACTTCAACGTCTGGAACGCCCACGATCCACGGGAACGCCTGTGGGCGGCGCGCACGCGTCAGCTTCAGGGCGCCCACGTCAGTACCCATGATCGGTTGTGGTCGAACCTGCCGTTCCTGCGGCCATTGGTGACCATCACCGATGACAGTCTGGCCGGTTATGGCATCGATGAGCATGGTGGCCGACTGCACGATCTGCTGGGTACGCGCTGTGATCCCTATGTGAACAAGATGCTGACGGGGGAGGATTTTCATCATCACTGTCACTCGAACCTGACCCGTGCGGTGTTGCCTCACGGCCTGACTGAGTTCGATGTGCACGACGTGCTGAATATCTTCCAGTGCACCGGGCTTAATCATGACGACATGTACTTCATGAAGGCCTGTCCGGCGCAGAAGGGCGATTATCTGGAGTTTTTTGCCGAGATCGATCTGTTGTGCGCCCTGTCCACCTGCCCGGGTGGTGACTTGTCGCTGGCGATGTGGGGGCCGGATGCGCAGGATCCCCTTAGCGTCTGTCGTCCTCTGGGGGTGGAGATCTATCGGTTGGAGGATTCATTGCTGGAGGGCTGGAGCCAACCTGAGCGGGCGGCGTACAACGGGTTGCATGGGTTGCATATTGCCAAGGCGGATTGGGAGAAGTAA
- the kdpF gene encoding K(+)-transporting ATPase subunit F, translating to MNVLDGVSLLLAGALFIYLLVALLRADRN from the coding sequence ATGAATGTTCTGGACGGGGTGTCGCTGCTGCTGGCAGGGGCGCTGTTCATTTATCTGCTGGTTGCGCTGTTGCGCGCCGATCGGAACTAG
- a CDS encoding GntR family transcriptional regulator — protein MIHTLSLADQITLELRADIIGGRLLPGMALVENNLVSAYNASRNTIREALHRLGQEGLTRYVRNKGVMVRRLGVDDVRDLFKVRRTLELQAIMGSQPLREYQSDRMLEALEAADLAREREDWRSVGTHGLAFHQHIVGLMRSPLLDEFFTNVVAQLRLVFSSAPDEARFQAPWLTRDRYIHDCLAEGDKLAAHEAMSLYLDDSEQLLLQLLTPTHHP, from the coding sequence ATGATCCATACACTTTCCTTGGCCGACCAGATCACTCTGGAGCTACGCGCCGACATCATCGGTGGCCGCTTGCTGCCAGGCATGGCGCTGGTGGAGAACAACCTGGTCTCGGCCTACAACGCCTCGCGCAACACCATACGTGAAGCCTTACACCGCCTGGGCCAGGAAGGGTTGACCCGTTACGTGCGCAACAAAGGGGTGATGGTCCGCAGGTTAGGTGTCGATGACGTGCGAGATCTGTTCAAGGTCCGTCGCACTCTGGAGCTGCAAGCCATCATGGGCAGTCAGCCACTGCGCGAGTATCAATCTGACCGGATGCTCGAAGCCCTCGAAGCGGCGGATTTGGCTCGGGAGCGTGAAGACTGGCGTTCGGTCGGCACCCATGGCCTGGCGTTCCATCAGCACATCGTCGGATTGATGCGCAGCCCATTACTTGATGAGTTTTTCACCAATGTGGTTGCACAACTGCGCCTGGTATTTAGCTCCGCGCCCGATGAGGCTCGTTTCCAAGCGCCGTGGCTGACCCGTGACCGCTATATCCACGATTGCCTGGCCGAGGGCGACAAGCTTGCGGCCCACGAAGCCATGAGTCTTTACCTCGACGATTCCGAGCAACTGCTTCTGCAACTGCTGACGCCCACCCATCACCCCTGA